Proteins found in one Rhodobacteraceae bacterium D3-12 genomic segment:
- a CDS encoding ATP-binding protein — MSDEPDIWAALPVPAILVDAEDMIIDINPAAEGFLLSSAKSVHGQPVFDRLTIDAPLEEAFARARANTTPLFVNDVDVGTGARAPLHCNLQIAPVQGQPGMMLFLISPRELAGRMTQSQSVKSAAKSAIGMAEMLAHEIKNPLAGITGAAQLISMSLSPEDLELTDLIVNETRRIVKLLEQVEQFGNLTTPDFRPVNVHDVLDRARRSALLGFGAHMKINEDYDPSLPLAWGDADQLLQVMQNLIKNASEAAGEQGGTIRLHTYYEHSFRLRRSDGTGQSLPLQIEIIDDGPGLPPDIAGDVFDPFVSGRENGTGLGLALTAKIISDHGGWISVKSVPGSTVFRISLPLAPKNAENPKE, encoded by the coding sequence ATGAGCGACGAGCCTGACATCTGGGCCGCGTTGCCCGTCCCGGCCATCCTTGTCGATGCCGAAGACATGATCATCGACATCAACCCCGCCGCCGAAGGCTTCTTGCTGTCGTCGGCCAAATCGGTGCACGGGCAGCCGGTGTTTGACCGCCTGACCATCGACGCCCCGCTGGAAGAGGCCTTTGCCCGCGCCCGCGCCAACACCACACCGCTCTTTGTTAATGACGTTGATGTTGGGACGGGTGCGCGCGCGCCGCTGCATTGCAACCTGCAAATCGCCCCGGTGCAGGGACAGCCCGGAATGATGTTGTTCCTGATCTCCCCACGCGAGCTTGCCGGGCGGATGACGCAATCACAATCGGTGAAATCCGCTGCAAAATCCGCGATCGGCATGGCCGAAATGTTGGCGCATGAGATCAAGAACCCGCTCGCCGGGATCACCGGCGCGGCCCAGCTTATCAGCATGAGCTTGTCGCCAGAAGACCTTGAGTTGACTGACTTAATCGTCAATGAGACACGCCGCATCGTCAAACTTCTTGAGCAGGTTGAACAGTTCGGCAATCTGACCACGCCAGATTTTCGCCCCGTCAACGTGCATGACGTGCTTGATCGCGCCCGCCGCTCGGCCTTGCTGGGCTTTGGCGCGCATATGAAGATCAACGAAGACTATGACCCCTCGCTGCCGCTGGCCTGGGGCGATGCCGATCAGCTTTTGCAAGTGATGCAAAACCTGATCAAAAACGCTTCGGAGGCGGCGGGCGAACAGGGCGGCACCATCCGTCTGCACACCTATTATGAACATTCGTTCCGCCTGCGCCGGTCGGACGGCACGGGTCAAAGCCTGCCACTTCAGATCGAGATCATCGACGATGGTCCCGGCCTGCCGCCCGACATTGCCGGCGATGTGTTCGACCCCTTCGTATCGGGGCGCGAGAACGGCACCGGACTGGGCCTCGCCCTGACAGCCAAGATCATATCTGACCACGGCGGCTGGATTTCTGTGAAATCGGTGCCGGGAAGCACCGTGTTTCGCATTTCCCTGCCGCTGGCCCCCAAAAACGCTGAAAATCCAAAGGAGTAA
- the trkA gene encoding Trk system potassium transporter TrkA, whose translation MKVIICGAGQVGWQIARHLSGEKNDVTVVDNNAELVRRATDTLDVQGVAGFASYPDILERAGARDADMIIAATHSDEVNMVTCQVAHSAFSIKRKIARLRAQSYLTAIYSDLYRQDHMPIDVVISPEREVAEAALRRLKAPAAFDTETFLGGRLQLMGITIDEDCPVLNTPLRQLTDLFSTLKVIVVGLRRGGKLFAPEAGDQILPGDDCYICVATEDVPRTLEVFGKTHKVQERVVIIGGGNVGLAVAEALEASETRIRAKMIEKSRAIAEVAADALERTIVLNGDGLDAALLAEASIDRADAVLCVTDDDKTNLLAAVRAKQAGCPMAIALINDPTYVPLMAPMGIDAYINPRATTVSSILRHIRHGRVKGVYSLGDAEAEIIEAEVLSTSPVSGELIRDIDFPEGVLVGAVLKGDKLHKPTGTLRIEEGDVIALFALAADVPEVERLLQVSIDFF comes from the coding sequence ATGAAGGTCATTATCTGCGGCGCAGGCCAAGTCGGTTGGCAGATCGCGCGGCATCTTTCCGGTGAAAAGAACGATGTAACGGTGGTGGACAACAACGCCGAACTGGTGCGCCGTGCCACCGATACGCTCGACGTGCAAGGCGTGGCCGGCTTTGCCTCCTATCCCGACATTCTTGAGCGGGCAGGGGCGCGCGACGCCGATATGATCATCGCCGCCACCCACTCGGACGAGGTCAATATGGTCACCTGTCAGGTGGCGCATTCGGCCTTTTCCATCAAACGCAAGATCGCGCGATTGCGCGCACAAAGCTATCTCACGGCGATCTACTCCGATCTTTACCGGCAGGACCACATGCCGATCGACGTGGTGATCTCGCCCGAACGCGAGGTGGCCGAAGCCGCGCTGCGCCGCCTCAAGGCACCCGCAGCCTTTGACACCGAAACCTTTCTCGGTGGACGCCTACAGCTTATGGGCATCACGATTGACGAGGATTGCCCGGTTCTCAACACGCCGCTGCGCCAGCTGACCGACCTGTTTTCGACGCTCAAGGTGATCGTTGTCGGCCTGCGCCGTGGCGGCAAACTGTTTGCGCCCGAAGCGGGAGATCAGATTTTGCCCGGCGACGATTGCTATATCTGTGTCGCCACCGAAGACGTGCCGCGCACGCTCGAAGTGTTCGGTAAAACCCACAAGGTTCAGGAACGCGTGGTCATCATCGGCGGCGGCAATGTCGGCCTCGCTGTGGCCGAGGCGCTGGAAGCCAGCGAAACCCGCATCCGTGCCAAGATGATCGAGAAAAGCCGCGCCATTGCCGAGGTTGCCGCCGATGCGCTGGAACGCACGATTGTGCTGAATGGCGACGGGTTGGATGCCGCGCTGCTGGCCGAAGCCTCGATTGATCGCGCCGATGCGGTGCTTTGTGTGACCGATGACGACAAGACCAACCTTCTGGCCGCCGTGCGCGCCAAACAGGCGGGCTGCCCGATGGCCATCGCGCTGATCAATGATCCGACCTATGTGCCCCTGATGGCGCCGATGGGGATCGACGCCTATATCAACCCGCGTGCCACAACGGTAAGCTCGATCCTGCGCCACATCCGTCATGGCCGTGTCAAGGGCGTCTATTCTCTTGGCGATGCCGAGGCCGAAATCATCGAAGCCGAGGTGCTCTCGACCTCGCCGGTGTCGGGCGAATTGATCCGCGACATCGACTTCCCAGAAGGCGTGCTTGTCGGGGCGGTGCTCAAGGGCGACAAACTGCACAAACCCACCGGCACATTGCGCATCGAGGAAGGCGACGTGATCGCGCTGTTCGCGCTGGCCGCCGATGTGCCCGAGGTGGAACGCCTGTTGCAGGTCTCGATTGATTTCTTCTAA
- a CDS encoding TrkH family potassium uptake protein — translation MIRVNHIPMFLAMAGIMALLMYIPALHALSLENFDEARAFFYSGTLGLFAVILVLITLSSRPRQLRGGMTDLAAMFAAFTILPLFLAVPFHDGLQTTSFLNAYVEMVSSFTTTGASLFPAERLSPTMHLYRALVGWIGGLLMWVAAAAILAPLNLGGFEVTASAEMAQSDTPVDRFEQADANRRLQRSLRLLTPIYVSLTAVLWFCLVIAGDSPLSGLVHAMSTLATSGISAVGGVSNTQSGMVGELLIFLFLFFALSRLTFSSDTLTSARPSLLSDPEFRIGLLFIAGVPLILFLRHWLAAFDVDEVENFVAAGRALWGSIFTVASFLSTTGFESAGWSDARDWSGLGSPGMILLGLSMIGGGVATTAGGVKLLRVYALYLNGLREMDRLVHPNSVWRAGGQGRRIRRNGAFVAWVFFMLFALTLALITALFTATGTDFENAIVLAVAALSTTGPLITTAAENPVTLVELSASAKLILCGAMVLGRLEMLAIIALANPALWRD, via the coding sequence ATGATCCGCGTCAATCATATCCCGATGTTTCTGGCCATGGCCGGGATTATGGCGCTGTTGATGTATATCCCGGCGCTCCACGCGCTGTCGCTCGAAAACTTTGATGAGGCGCGGGCGTTCTTTTATTCCGGCACGCTTGGGTTATTCGCGGTGATCTTGGTCTTGATCACCCTGTCGAGCCGCCCGCGACAGCTGCGCGGTGGCATGACCGATCTGGCGGCGATGTTTGCCGCCTTCACCATTCTGCCGCTATTTCTGGCGGTGCCATTTCACGACGGGCTGCAAACCACCAGTTTTCTCAACGCCTATGTCGAGATGGTCTCGTCTTTCACCACCACCGGCGCCAGCCTGTTCCCGGCCGAGCGCCTGTCGCCGACCATGCACCTCTATCGTGCGCTGGTCGGCTGGATTGGCGGGCTTTTGATGTGGGTGGCGGCGGCGGCAATCCTTGCGCCGCTCAACCTTGGTGGCTTCGAAGTCACCGCCTCTGCCGAAATGGCGCAAAGCGATACGCCGGTGGACCGGTTTGAACAGGCCGACGCCAACCGCCGCTTGCAACGCTCGCTCCGGCTTTTGACGCCGATCTATGTCTCGCTGACAGCGGTGCTGTGGTTCTGCCTCGTCATCGCCGGGGACAGCCCGCTTTCGGGGCTGGTTCACGCCATGTCGACGCTCGCCACCAGCGGGATCAGCGCGGTCGGCGGCGTGTCCAACACCCAGTCCGGCATGGTGGGCGAACTGCTGATCTTCCTGTTTCTGTTCTTTGCGCTGTCCCGCCTGACGTTTTCGTCGGATACGCTGACCTCGGCGCGTCCCAGCCTGCTGAGCGATCCAGAGTTTCGCATTGGCCTGTTGTTTATCGCCGGTGTGCCGCTCATCCTGTTCCTGCGCCACTGGCTCGCGGCTTTTGATGTGGATGAGGTCGAGAATTTTGTCGCGGCCGGACGCGCCCTCTGGGGGAGCATCTTTACCGTGGCCAGTTTCCTGTCGACCACCGGCTTTGAAAGCGCCGGTTGGAGCGATGCGCGAGATTGGTCGGGGCTGGGCTCGCCGGGTATGATCCTGCTGGGCCTGTCGATGATCGGCGGCGGCGTGGCGACCACGGCGGGCGGGGTCAAGCTCTTACGCGTCTATGCGCTCTACCTCAATGGCCTGCGCGAGATGGACCGCCTTGTGCATCCCAATTCGGTCTGGCGTGCGGGCGGGCAGGGGCGGCGCATCCGGCGCAACGGGGCGTTTGTGGCCTGGGTGTTCTTCATGCTCTTCGCCCTGACACTGGCACTGATCACCGCGTTGTTCACCGCCACGGGCACCGATTTTGAAAACGCCATCGTGCTGGCGGTCGCGGCCTTGTCCACCACCGGGCCATTGATCACCACAGCCGCCGAAAACCCCGTCACGCTGGTCGAGCTGAGCGCCTCGGCCAAGCTGATCCTCTGCGGCGCGATGGTGCTTGGACGGCTCGAAATGCTGGCAATCATCGCGCTGGCCAACCCGGCGCTCTGGCGCGATTGA
- the hfq gene encoding RNA chaperone Hfq, whose product MASDKQNLQDAFLNHVRKTKVPVTIFLINGVKLQGVITWFDNFCVLLRRDGQSQLVYKHAISTIMPSQPINLYDGEDAA is encoded by the coding sequence ATGGCTTCCGACAAACAAAACCTGCAAGACGCGTTTCTAAATCATGTGCGGAAGACCAAGGTCCCGGTGACAATCTTCCTGATCAATGGCGTCAAGCTTCAGGGCGTGATCACGTGGTTTGACAATTTCTGCGTCCTGCTGCGCCGCGATGGCCAATCGCAATTGGTCTATAAACACGCGATCTCCACCATTATGCCGTCGCAGCCGATCAACCTGTATGACGGTGAAGACGCCGCCTGA
- the dusB gene encoding tRNA dihydrouridine synthase DusB, producing MAGITDLPFRQLVSRFGAGLVVSEMIASGEFLTERPGTREKAELGARVENTAVQIAGREATAMADAARLVQDMGARVIDINMGCPAKKVTGGMSGSALMRAPDHALRLIEAVVGAVEVPVTLKCRLGWDDTTLNAPDIARRAEGAGVKRLVIHGRTRCQFYKGRADWAAIRAVKDAVTIPVLANGDICSPGDARAAMAASGADGVMIGRGAQGRPWLLAQVANENHGSAAPVVPKENDLIDMISEHYEAMLSFYGATLGNRVARKHLGWYMDEAGSDPTLRRPLLTSKDPADVLRLIRRTFGTHGMEAA from the coding sequence ATGGCCGGGATCACCGATTTGCCGTTTCGCCAATTGGTTAGCCGCTTTGGCGCGGGCCTTGTCGTGTCCGAGATGATCGCCAGCGGAGAGTTTCTGACCGAACGCCCCGGCACGCGCGAAAAAGCCGAGCTTGGCGCGCGGGTCGAAAACACTGCCGTTCAAATTGCCGGTCGCGAAGCCACTGCGATGGCCGACGCCGCCCGTTTGGTTCAGGACATGGGCGCGCGGGTGATCGACATCAACATGGGCTGCCCGGCCAAAAAGGTCACCGGCGGCATGTCCGGCTCGGCCTTGATGCGCGCGCCCGACCATGCGCTGCGCCTGATCGAGGCGGTGGTCGGCGCAGTCGAAGTGCCCGTGACATTGAAATGCCGTTTGGGCTGGGATGACACCACGCTCAACGCACCCGACATCGCACGCCGCGCCGAAGGGGCAGGGGTCAAGCGCCTTGTCATCCATGGCCGCACCCGCTGTCAGTTTTACAAGGGCCGCGCCGATTGGGCCGCGATCCGCGCCGTCAAGGATGCGGTGACAATCCCGGTGTTGGCCAATGGCGACATATGCTCTCCCGGTGATGCCCGCGCGGCGATGGCCGCCTCTGGCGCTGATGGCGTTATGATCGGGCGCGGCGCACAGGGGCGTCCTTGGCTGCTGGCACAGGTGGCCAATGAAAACCACGGCAGCGCAGCCCCCGTTGTTCCGAAAGAAAATGATCTTATCGACATGATTTCAGAGCATTACGAGGCAATGCTCAGCTTTTATGGCGCAACGCTGGGCAACCGTGTCGCGCGCAAACATCTGGGGTGGTATATGGACGAAGCAGGCAGTGACCCAACGCTGCGGCGCCCTTTGCTCACCTCAAAAGACCCCGCCGACGTGCTGCGCCTGATCCGCCGCACCTTTGGCACTCATGGAATGGAGGCCGCATGA
- a CDS encoding sigma-54 dependent transcriptional regulator codes for MSDILIVDDERDIRELISDILEDEGYTTRLAGNSDDAMSEINAEQPALLILDIWLKDSRMDGIDILKAVKRDNPDVPVVIISGHGNIEIAVAAIKQGAYDFIEKPFNIDQLLVVIRRAMETSRLRRENSQLKRKDTTNAEMIGNSAAYRTLVGQLDKVTKSNGRVMLSGPSGVGKEIAARYIHAQSNRKSAPFVVVGCASIEPDRMEEVLFGRESAERGIEPGLLEEANGGVIYFDEVADMPPGTQSKILRVLVDQQFLRVGGADKVRVDLRVISSTSRDLQAEIAADRFREELYHRLNVVPIEVPSLEERREDIPLLAEHFIADFNQTQGLPLRQMSEEAITLMQTMTWPGNVRQLRNVIERLLILGDSSGEIEARELPSEDEPAQEDGRVVLSGVLATLPLREAREAFEREYLLTQINRFGGNISRTAQFVGMERSALHRKLKSLGVVTTNKSGARVATVDEAATEESEEG; via the coding sequence ATGAGTGACATTCTGATCGTCGATGATGAGCGCGACATCCGCGAGTTGATCTCGGATATTCTCGAAGACGAAGGGTATACCACGCGGCTTGCGGGCAACTCCGATGACGCGATGAGCGAGATCAACGCCGAGCAACCGGCTTTGTTGATCCTTGATATCTGGCTCAAGGACAGCCGGATGGACGGGATCGACATCCTCAAGGCGGTCAAACGCGACAACCCGGATGTGCCGGTGGTCATTATTTCCGGCCACGGCAATATCGAAATCGCGGTCGCGGCGATCAAACAGGGGGCGTATGATTTCATCGAGAAGCCTTTCAACATCGACCAATTGCTTGTGGTGATCCGCCGTGCCATGGAAACCTCGCGCCTGCGCCGCGAGAATTCACAGCTCAAGCGAAAAGACACCACAAACGCCGAGATGATCGGCAATTCCGCCGCCTATCGCACGCTTGTGGGACAGCTTGACAAGGTCACCAAAAGCAATGGCCGCGTGATGCTTTCCGGGCCGTCCGGCGTGGGCAAGGAAATCGCCGCGCGCTATATTCATGCCCAGTCCAACCGCAAATCCGCGCCTTTTGTTGTGGTCGGCTGTGCCTCGATCGAACCTGACCGCATGGAAGAGGTGCTTTTTGGCCGCGAAAGCGCCGAACGCGGCATTGAACCCGGCCTGCTTGAAGAAGCCAACGGCGGGGTGATCTATTTTGACGAGGTGGCCGATATGCCACCCGGCACGCAATCCAAGATCCTGCGGGTGCTGGTCGATCAGCAATTCCTGCGGGTGGGTGGCGCTGACAAGGTGCGCGTCGATCTGCGGGTGATCTCTTCGACCTCGCGCGACCTACAAGCCGAAATCGCCGCCGACCGCTTCCGCGAGGAACTGTACCACCGGCTCAATGTGGTGCCGATTGAGGTGCCATCGCTGGAGGAGCGGCGCGAGGATATTCCGCTTCTGGCGGAACATTTCATCGCCGATTTCAATCAGACCCAAGGCCTGCCGCTGCGCCAGATGTCCGAAGAGGCGATCACGCTGATGCAGACCATGACCTGGCCCGGCAACGTGCGCCAGCTGCGCAATGTGATCGAGCGGCTTTTGATCCTTGGCGACAGCTCGGGCGAGATCGAAGCGCGCGAACTGCCGTCCGAGGACGAACCCGCCCAAGAGGACGGTCGCGTGGTTCTGTCCGGTGTGCTGGCCACCTTGCCGCTGCGCGAAGCGCGCGAAGCGTTTGAGCGCGAATACCTGCTGACGCAGATCAACCGGTTTGGCGGCAATATTTCGCGCACCGCGCAATTTGTCGGGATGGAGCGTTCGGCCCTGCACCGCAAGCTCAAGTCGTTAGGTGTGGTGACCACCAATAAATCCGGCGCGCGTGTCGCCACAGTGGACGAAGCGGCCACGGAAGAGTCCGAGGAGGGTTAA
- a CDS encoding bifunctional 2-C-methyl-D-erythritol 4-phosphate cytidylyltransferase/2-C-methyl-D-erythritol 2,4-cyclodiphosphate synthase encodes MSKTAAIIVAAGRGTRAGGAVPKQWRDLAGKPVIWRTVSAFATHPRIDRIVLVLHGDDIADGRWQGFDGQQVKIVAGRATRAGSVLAGLEAVEGLAEHVLIHDAARPCVSGTIIDAVLDALADGPAAAPALAVVDALWTGDAGRVSGVQPRDGLYRAQTPQGFHTAAILAAHRAAPESSAADDVALARAAGLEVAIVQGHEDNLKITHAADFERAERIVRGQMDIRLGNGFDVHRFGAGDQVWLCGVSVPHERGLQGHSDADVGMHAVTDAIYGALAQGDIGRHFPPSDPQWKGAESHIFLAHAAGLAAEMGFSIGNVDCTLICERPKIGPHAEAMQARMADILRIAPERVSIKATTSERLGFTGREEGIAALATATLVKT; translated from the coding sequence ATGAGCAAGACAGCAGCTATAATTGTTGCCGCAGGCCGCGGAACGCGTGCCGGTGGCGCAGTGCCGAAACAATGGCGCGATCTGGCGGGAAAGCCGGTGATCTGGCGCACGGTATCTGCGTTTGCGACGCATCCGCGCATCGACCGGATCGTCTTGGTGCTGCATGGCGATGACATTGCTGATGGGCGCTGGCAAGGGTTTGACGGACAGCAGGTTAAGATCGTGGCGGGCCGCGCGACGCGGGCTGGTTCGGTTCTGGCCGGGCTTGAGGCGGTTGAAGGGCTGGCCGAGCATGTTCTGATCCATGATGCGGCGCGCCCTTGCGTGTCGGGCACGATCATTGATGCGGTGCTGGATGCGCTGGCTGATGGTCCTGCTGCTGCCCCGGCGCTTGCCGTGGTTGATGCGCTATGGACCGGTGACGCAGGCCGGGTCAGCGGCGTGCAGCCACGCGACGGGCTTTACCGGGCGCAGACGCCGCAGGGGTTTCATACCGCTGCTATTCTGGCCGCCCATCGCGCCGCACCAGAGAGCAGCGCCGCCGATGATGTGGCGCTGGCGCGTGCGGCGGGGCTTGAGGTTGCAATCGTTCAAGGGCATGAGGATAACCTCAAGATCACCCATGCGGCGGATTTTGAACGCGCCGAACGGATCGTGAGAGGGCAAATGGATATACGGCTTGGCAACGGCTTTGATGTGCACCGCTTTGGGGCGGGCGATCAGGTCTGGCTTTGTGGTGTTTCGGTGCCGCATGAGCGCGGGCTTCAGGGGCATTCGGACGCCGATGTCGGGATGCATGCGGTGACGGATGCGATTTACGGCGCATTGGCGCAGGGCGACATTGGCCGCCATTTCCCGCCGAGCGACCCGCAATGGAAAGGCGCAGAGAGCCATATCTTTCTGGCCCATGCCGCCGGGTTGGCGGCCGAAATGGGGTTCAGCATCGGCAATGTCGATTGCACGCTGATCTGCGAGCGCCCGAAAATCGGCCCCCATGCCGAAGCGATGCAGGCCCGCATGGCCGACATTCTGCGCATCGCGCCTGAGCGCGTGTCGATCAAAGCCACCACCTCTGAGCGGTTGGGCTTTACCGGACGCGAAGAAGGCATCGCCGCATTGGCCACAGCAACATTGGTGAAAACATGA
- a CDS encoding PAS domain-containing sensor histidine kinase, translating to MLAPFLVAATYLVLGPLQQGASSNGLRFVMLADLVYVLVVAALVLQRIARMAADRRAQSAGSRLHLRLTGVFAIMALIPTITVAIFAVLTVNIGLEGWFSERVRSVVGSSFAAAQAYEAEHRSALDDSSRSIARMIDLARSATPLMQDPEIREVLTLGQRRFQPAMREAYVIDGTGGLRARGERSYLFEFERPSAAKIAEAREKGIAVIQDWDNNEFRAIVPLARFPNRLVYVSRVVDGKILSLLDDTQATVRLYNQLEAERGRVLFEFGLLYIGFAVILILAAIWLGLWFAERLARPVGRLAGAAQQVGAGDLNVQVIEEEGDDEIAMLGRYFNQMTRQLKGQRDTLLSNTEQIERRRRLFDSVLSSVTSGVVGVDSDGRITFVNRSAERLLDWHGDHSNLALSVAVPEFGPLFETLRNGSGNVVQEEIKVSRAGRLENLLVRMSTRQGEDGTLEGYVLAFDDVTDLVSAQRMAAWGDVARRIAHEIKNPLTPIQLSAERIKRKFSRELAEEQAGKLGELTDVIVRQTGDLRRIVDEFSKFARMPEPDRRHESLTTLVNDAVVLQQSGQPDVTINADLCDDMLEGEFDSTMISQALTNLIKNAGEATETYRDTHDASGYRPEIRITTSQDDGVAVITIADNGIGLPEDRAKLFEPYVTTRHKGTGLGLPIVKKIIEEHGGSLILEDAPPFAAGAHAGAMAVIRLPVSPAQDNNV from the coding sequence ATGCTGGCGCCGTTTCTGGTGGCGGCAACCTATCTCGTGCTTGGTCCCTTGCAACAGGGCGCCTCGTCGAACGGGCTGCGCTTTGTCATGCTGGCCGATCTGGTCTATGTGCTGGTCGTCGCGGCGCTGGTGTTGCAGCGCATCGCGCGGATGGCCGCCGACCGGCGGGCGCAATCTGCCGGATCGCGCCTTCACCTGCGGCTGACCGGTGTGTTCGCCATCATGGCGCTGATCCCGACGATCACGGTGGCGATTTTTGCGGTTCTCACGGTGAATATCGGGCTTGAGGGCTGGTTTTCCGAGCGGGTCCGCTCGGTTGTCGGCTCGTCCTTCGCCGCCGCACAGGCCTATGAGGCGGAACACCGCAGCGCGCTGGATGACAGCTCGCGGTCGATTGCGCGGATGATCGACCTTGCTCGCTCTGCCACGCCGCTGATGCAAGACCCGGAAATCCGCGAAGTGCTGACGCTTGGACAGCGTCGTTTCCAACCCGCCATGCGCGAAGCCTATGTGATTGACGGCACCGGCGGCCTGCGGGCGCGCGGCGAACGCTCCTATCTGTTTGAATTCGAACGCCCAAGCGCGGCCAAAATCGCCGAGGCCCGCGAAAAGGGCATCGCCGTCATTCAGGATTGGGACAACAATGAATTCCGCGCGATTGTTCCGCTGGCGCGGTTTCCCAACCGGCTTGTCTATGTCTCGCGGGTGGTCGATGGCAAAATCCTGAGCCTGCTTGATGACACCCAAGCCACCGTGCGCCTGTATAACCAGCTCGAAGCCGAGCGGGGCAGGGTGCTGTTTGAATTCGGGCTGCTTTACATCGGCTTCGCGGTGATCCTGATCCTTGCGGCGATCTGGCTGGGCCTATGGTTTGCCGAACGGCTGGCGCGCCCGGTTGGACGGCTTGCCGGCGCGGCGCAACAGGTCGGGGCAGGCGATCTCAACGTGCAGGTGATCGAAGAAGAGGGCGACGACGAAATCGCCATGCTCGGGCGGTATTTTAACCAGATGACCCGACAGCTTAAGGGCCAGCGCGACACGCTTCTTTCCAACACCGAACAGATCGAACGCCGCCGCCGCCTGTTTGACAGCGTGCTCAGCTCGGTCACCTCGGGCGTTGTGGGCGTGGATTCCGACGGGCGTATCACCTTCGTCAACCGCTCTGCCGAGCGGCTGCTTGACTGGCACGGCGATCACTCCAACCTCGCGCTGAGCGTGGCGGTGCCCGAATTCGGGCCGCTCTTTGAAACGCTGCGCAATGGCTCCGGCAACGTGGTGCAGGAAGAGATCAAGGTCTCGCGCGCCGGACGGCTTGAGAACCTGCTGGTGCGGATGTCCACACGTCAAGGCGAGGATGGAACGCTCGAAGGCTATGTGCTGGCGTTTGATGATGTCACCGATCTGGTGAGCGCTCAGCGGATGGCGGCATGGGGCGATGTGGCCCGCCGGATCGCGCATGAGATCAAGAACCCGCTGACCCCGATCCAGCTCTCTGCCGAACGCATCAAACGCAAATTCTCGCGCGAGCTGGCCGAGGAACAGGCGGGCAAGCTTGGCGAGTTGACGGATGTGATCGTCCGCCAGACCGGCGATCTGCGCCGGATCGTCGATGAATTCTCGAAATTCGCCCGCATGCCCGAGCCAGACCGCCGCCACGAGAGCCTCACAACCCTCGTTAATGACGCGGTTGTGTTGCAGCAATCCGGTCAGCCCGACGTGACAATCAACGCCGATCTTTGCGATGACATGCTTGAGGGCGAGTTTGACAGCACCATGATCAGTCAGGCCCTGACCAACCTGATCAAAAACGCAGGCGAGGCGACGGAAACCTACCGCGACACCCATGACGCCAGTGGTTATCGCCCCGAGATCCGCATCACCACCAGCCAAGACGACGGCGTCGCGGTCATCACCATCGCCGACAATGGCATCGGCCTTCCCGAAGATCGCGCCAAGCTGTTCGAGCCCTATGTCACCACCCGTCACAAGGGCACCGGCCTTGGGCTGCCGATCGTCAAAAAGATCATCGAAGAGCATGGCGGCAGCCTGATCCTCGAAGACGCGCCGCCGTTTGCGGCGGGCGCACATGCCGGGGCCATGGCGGTCATCCGGTTGCCGGTCTCTCCGGCGCAAGACAACAATGTATAG
- a CDS encoding phosphatidylglycerophosphatase A, producing the protein MSRLIATFFYVGYMRPFSGTWGSAAALPVAWALYVLGGWLLVAVLVPVVFALGWWATAEETRGKEDHDPSEVVIDEVAGQWIALLPVLIGASHSGADVLALWPGWLVAFFAFRFFDILKPGPIGWADRQHGPLGVMLDDVFAGIAAALTVGLAAYISHGVLGA; encoded by the coding sequence ATGAGCCGTCTGATCGCTACGTTCTTCTATGTCGGGTATATGCGCCCGTTTTCCGGCACATGGGGCAGCGCCGCCGCCCTGCCCGTTGCTTGGGCGCTTTATGTGCTGGGCGGGTGGCTTCTGGTGGCCGTGCTGGTGCCGGTAGTGTTTGCGCTTGGCTGGTGGGCCACCGCCGAAGAAACCCGCGGCAAGGAAGATCACGACCCCTCCGAAGTGGTGATTGACGAGGTCGCAGGCCAGTGGATCGCCCTGTTGCCCGTTCTGATCGGGGCGAGCCATTCTGGCGCCGATGTGCTTGCGCTTTGGCCCGGTTGGCTGGTGGCGTTCTTTGCCTTCCGCTTCTTTGACATCCTCAAGCCTGGCCCGATCGGCTGGGCCGACAGACAGCACGGACCGTTGGGTGTGATGCTTGACGACGTGTTCGCGGGGATCGCGGCGGCGCTCACCGTGGGCTTGGCGGCTTACATCAGCCACGGGGTTTTGGGGGCATGA